In Paralichthys olivaceus isolate ysfri-2021 chromosome 12, ASM2471397v2, whole genome shotgun sequence, the genomic window TGATGAGTAGAGTTTATTTGCTGTTATTTATGTGACGGATCAGAATTTGTCATCAGACTCCTGCCGacgtaaaataaataataaaactaatggAAACAAGACGACTTTTAGTTCCTGTGGTTCTGTCCACGTCCGTGAAGTCTTTTTACAAACTGAATATTCAGCGAGAGTCTGTTAAACGTTATCTTGATGCACTCAGTTGAACTTGTTATAATTTAAACGTGCAGCCAGAGATGGGATCAAACTGATTTGAGTGTGTTCCTCTACAATACTGTGATGAGGGGTTTGGGATGAGGATCTACTTCACTGACTGTGTGGAGGTAAAGCTCAggacctcctctcctctccacctcgCTCTCGCTCCTCTCAGGTGTTTGAGGCGTCCTTGCGAGCGATGATCTTGTACACGCTCTGTCTGAAGCTGCTGTCGGAGGTCAGGCGTCGGGCCGTCTCCCTCAGATCCTCCATGCTGCCGCCCTCAGAGGCCACAGCGAACGACTTCGagtgtttcactgcagagacacaacaaGTGTATGACGCTCACAGGAAGCTTGTTGACtgacaggaaaacatttttaaactgttGGATTAATCTACAGCAATTCTTATTATCAATTcatgattttttatttactgagcATCAACAAACTTTAACTGgttccagtttttatttcattgtaacTTGAAAATCTTTAGTTTTTTAACTCTTGAAGATTTAAACTTGAAGATATTTTTCACAATTCTTTGACATTAATAAGAataatgtattaatatatatcaTAAATTGTCATTAACACTTGCAGCTACGACTAGTTTCACTGTGAcgtttacaataaaacaagtaaaaacgCAATTTgacaaatgtgaaataaaatctataaaataatttagacagaaaagattaaaacacacaaacttcagGTTGATATTTGGCTTCACGACAGAACAATTGTGACTCAGACTGACACTGATTCACCGGAGTTTCTTTTTATAGATGTGAACCAACATTTTAAAGCGTAATAAAATGAAGTCGGTGTTTTGCTGCAGACGTGAACACAGATGGATCCAGTGTGAACAGGTTGTGTTTCTTGTGATCACACTTACACCAGTGGCGTCTGGACGCTCTCCTCTGGATGCGGCAGCTCTTGATTCTGCGAGCGGCGGCTTTGTGGAGGTACACAGCGTTTTTCATGATCGCTGGAAGCTTCGCCTCGATCTCTGCTGCACAGATACACTCCTCAAAGAaccctggacacacacacacacacacacacacacacactcagatacatcagtgtgatatgataaataatgtaataCACTTTCTGTCCAGATAGAGGCAGtcacaagagtgtgtgtgtgtgtgtgtgtgtgttcatctgttaGAATAAAAGTGTTGTAAGAGTTCAGGtgtgtattttatgtatttaacaGGTAGATGCTGAAAATATTGTGAACTACACAAACTCTGACAGGGTAAAATAACGTGACAGACGTGGAGACGAGAGGGTTCGAGTGATGCACTCACTCCTCAGATGAGTCACGTCCCCCTTCATCTTCTCGTCTCGCTCTTTGGTTCGCTCCAGTGAGTTCAGGCCTTTCTCCAGATCCTGCAGAGCCTCCTCCGCCTGCTGCAGCCTGTGCTCCAGCTCCACCCGAGACTGGATCTCcgcctgtgacacacacacacacacacacacacacacacacacacacacacacacacacacacacacacacacacacacacacacacacacacacacacacacacacgtgctccTTAAATCAGTCCATGTTCTTGATATGATGAAGTTAAAGATGAGTCATTTTTCTGGATCTCAGTGGAAACCTGCTGATTTTGAATTATTCTGTGGGAAATGAGTGAAAAGTTAAAATCTCATattaaagaaaagtgaaaaactgtTTTGAAAAACAATCCAGTGAAACCACGTTTACAACTGAATGTGCCGACCTCGTGCCGAGTCATGCTGAGTCATGCTGCGTTACCTTGAGCTCGGCCTCAGTCTGCTGTTTGTCCACAGTGAGCTGAGAGAGCGACTGCTGCAGCGTCTGGGCCTGAGACGAGTAGAACTCCCTCTCCTGCTGCAGGTCTTTGGCTCGCTGATCGTTCTCCCTCAGCCTGAAGCACAGAAACAAACGTGCAGCACGTCGCCTGGatttaaaaaccttttccaAACTCCGTCAGATTAAACTCATGCTGCTTTGTTGCAGAAATAACAACAGAGAATTATTAATCACTTAATTTTGCATTTGTGAGACActtaaataaatagtttgacCTTTTGAAAAATACACTTGAATTAACTGTACTGCCACTTCTGCAACTTGTGAATTCTGTGTCTAACCGTTCTTTTATAgttctattattttttttatctgtttttattctgttcatGTTCAGCTGTAAAACCCACATTTCCTCCAATGAAGGAAGATCAGTTAtcaatctttatatataaatatatatgtatataaaaatcAGTCTATacactgcagaaaaataaaaaccacagtaaattaaaatgcaattcacattaaataataataatataataaatactaTCTGATGAGTTCACTCAGGTTTCTGAttgttgtaaaataaacatgtttcctgcaattaattgaattgaactgaaacGTGTGATAGAAACGAGTGAAAACTAAATCCaggttgagtgtgtgagtgtttctgtgGGAGAGTGTGTGGATCCTGCAGCCGCTCGTGTCAGAGGAGAAACTGATGGAAACACGAAGCTGTGAGTCGCTGCACAACGTTAGTGCTGCACAGTCAATACCTGATGGTGGTTCAGGGATCGATGCACATTTCCACAAGTAGTTACATCCTCTGTGCCATTAGCAAGTGCTGTGAGTGGACACAGCAGAGTTTGACCCTTCAGACAAGGAGAGTTTCCAGTTGGACGAAGACGGTTTTGATCTGTGGACGTCAAAACATTCAGAAAAGCTCCAGGAGCTGAAGGAAACCAGGACTCACTTCTCGTCGgcctgctccttctccttcagcaGGATCTTCATCTGCTCCTCGATGTGCCTCAGGTCCTTCAGCAGATCTCCGTCTCCGAGCTCGTCTCCCTCCTCAGACGTCTTCCTGCAGGagctcttctcttcttcctcctcctcctcctgctcctgctctttCACCCCCAGGAGCTCAAGGGTTCTCTGCTTCTCCTGAGACAGCTCCTGCAAAACAAAGCTCTCACTCTGTAAAGCTGCAGAGGAGTAAAGTGCTGCCGATCACATGTTAGACGTCATAATGTCTCATGTTTATTTAATGAACATGTTCAGTTACCATCTTAAATCAAAGTCCATTTACTGGCTTTGATGTTAAAAAGCTGCGGGAAACGCTTCAGTGTGGAAGAAGCTGGAGTTCAATTTAAATTCTGTTTGGTTTTTTCAAATTTAACAAAAAGTTaagaaagaacaacacagaaaagatgTGAATCCTAGAAACCAACATTTTCTTTAGTGTCTAAATTGATTCTTGGTTGTGTTGGTGTCACACcaggttttattattttatcaaaccGACTCTGCAGGAGAATCTGCAGAACTTTTATTTGACCTTTTGTTTTCATACCTCGATGGATTTCTGCAGCATCACTGTCAAactgctcagctcctccttctCGCTCTCGACACCTTTCAGGGACTGAGTGGTTCCGTCCAGATCTCTGTCATCGACACAACGTCACGTTACGTTACAGGTTTGTGAGCGACCGGCGCTGCAGCTGAACGTGAAGAGACCAGAGGACGGTTCTTACTGTTTGATTTGTTCCTGTTCGGACTTCAGCTCCAGAACCACCTCCTCAaacttcatcttctcctcctccagaacCTGGTTCAGACGCTCCAGCTCctgcaaatgacaaaaaacatattCGGTGTCATCACAGAGAAACTGAACGACGAACTCAAATATTAGATCTTTACAGGAGCAAAGTGAAAAATCCCCAATTTTAAAAACTGACTCTTGAAAAGTACAAAAGTAAAAGATActgaaataatgaatgaatcgATCAGGGAAATTATTGATTGACAGAAAGTGaagattttctattttctgttttatccggtaaaattaaaaatctgaagttgttgttgttgttgaacagGTCTCACTTCTCTCTGCGCCCGCTGATGACTGAGCTCCTCAGTTTCTTCCATCAGTTTatctggagaaagaaaacaaaagacagtttcacacaaacagcttcatgtttgttaaaCTTCTTTGAGAGTTCACGTGTTTACCCAGATACTCCTGCTTCTCCTTCGCCAGCTGCAGCCCCTGAGCCTCCAGACTCTCGATCATGGCCTCGCCCAGCTGAGCGTTCTTCCACGTGCTGGTGAAGGTTCAGTGAAGGTTAAACACTGTGAGCATGAAACTGGAGCCGCAGCCAAGAATTTCttgctttaaaatgtgactTGATCCTTTTCTGATGAGAATATTGTAAAATCAACTCGTACAGTTTGTGTGATTTGTTCAGgatttctaatcactcacactttCCCCGACTCCTGGAGCATCTCCATCCACTggagctgctcctcctcagactcaGCCGCCAGGACGATGGTTCCCTGAGGAGCAGATAAACAATCGTCTCGTCACTAACGTGCCGGgactgagaaaataaagatgaaggAGCTGGCTCGTGTGTCACTGACTGATGTGTTCTTCCTTGGATCAAaccacagtcacacaaacaacctcctgtgtgtatttattacaCGTCcacttctgtgtgtttatttgttgttatcCGGTGTCTGTGTCGAAAgtctaataaataaactgtgaaCATCTGTGAGTCTGAGAAATGATGAGAAGTTATTACAGTGAAATCCTCCAGGTTGATGACGATGGCAAAGGGCATCCCCATGTTTTCATGAGCCGACACCACACATCCTCCGAGAGGGATCACGccctgagacacaaacacatcacacacacacacagagaaaaactaaatacacaATAAAGTGATTCAGTCGAAAAACATGTtcatgaaattacatttttcaaatcaaacacaaaccgACGCAGCCGCTCACCTTCGGGTGGATGTTGAAGTACCTGTTGCTGTCGAAGCTTCTCTTCTCGCTCTCGGCGTAGTAGAGCAGGAAACTGTCTTTGATGATGAAGAACCTTTGAACCGAGGAAGAGGATAAAGCAGCAGTGAGTCAAAACCTCAAGTGCAATAAAACcatataaatgttttgtttaaatatacCGGATTTAAATATTCCTGCTTGACAACGCAACGAAGTCGgatttcacaaaacacagttttataGTTTAAGTGGTTTTAATAATTCTTTCATCACAGTTTCTGCCTCTAACTTTAAATTTGTCcgtattttttttttgactgagggaatttaaagcaacactatacGTGACTTTAACTGAggaacagcgccccctgcagccacacatggtgTCTGTCAAGCtcagtggatattacccatgatcctcagcttcctgaaccagaagagctgctgctgaaacaaatccaccaaactccgTTCAGACTTCTTCTTATTTCTAAAGTctcctgctgaatattggagacaAACTGGTTTTTAATAACTTCTGAATCTTTTTAACttcacagctggagctgccACTCAGTTCTCAGGGATCGAACCCACTCACCGAAGAAACGTTCTCCATGTTCACACT contains:
- the plekhd1 gene encoding pleckstrin homology domain-containing family D member 1 yields the protein MLGGRQRPESCQELETFSGEVLSERMFSSSSRNSLFSPWSSMEQSDSEGLDISTKVQLHGVLWKRPFGRPSAKWSRRFFIIKDSFLLYYAESEKRSFDSNRYFNIHPKGVIPLGGCVVSAHENMGMPFAIVINLEDFTGTIVLAAESEEEQLQWMEMLQESGKVTWKNAQLGEAMIESLEAQGLQLAKEKQEYLDKLMEETEELSHQRAQREELERLNQVLEEEKMKFEEVVLELKSEQEQIKQDLDGTTQSLKGVESEKEELSSLTVMLQKSIEELSQEKQRTLELLGVKEQEQEEEEEEEKSSCRKTSEEGDELGDGDLLKDLRHIEEQMKILLKEKEQADEKLRENDQRAKDLQQEREFYSSQAQTLQQSLSQLTVDKQQTEAELKAEIQSRVELEHRLQQAEEALQDLEKGLNSLERTKERDEKMKGDVTHLRRFFEECICAAEIEAKLPAIMKNAVYLHKAAARRIKSCRIQRRASRRHWLKHSKSFAVASEGGSMEDLRETARRLTSDSSFRQSVYKIIARKDASNT